The Raphanus sativus cultivar WK10039 chromosome 2, ASM80110v3, whole genome shotgun sequence genome includes a region encoding these proteins:
- the LOC108840160 gene encoding probable carboxylesterase 12 has protein sequence MDSEIAVDCSPLLKIYKSGRIERLMGETTVPASLTPQNGVVSKDVVYSPDDSLSVRIYLPEKAAETGEKLPLLVYFHGGGFIIETAFSPTYHTFLTAAVSASDCVAVSVDYRRAPEHPIPTSFDDSWTCLKWVFTHIAGSGSESWLNKHADFSKVFLAGDSAGATIAHHMAMRAAREKLSPELSDTGISGIILVHPYFWSKTPVDDKETKDETLRSKIEAFWMMATPNNKAGVDDPLINVVQSESVDISGLGCGKVLVMVAEKDALARQGWGYAAKLEKSGWKGKVELVESEGEDHVFHLMRPDCVKALEAMKIFAGFLKGEMQ, from the coding sequence ATGGATTCCGAGATCGCGGTCGACTGCTCTCCGTTGCTCAAAATTTACAAGAGTGGCCGCATCGAGCGTCTCATGGGCGAAACCACCGTCCCAGCCTCTTTAACCCCACAAAACGGTGTCGTTTCCAAAGACGTCGTTTATTCTCCCGACGACAGTCTCTCCGTCCGCATTTACCTCCCGGAGAAAGCCGCGGAGACCGGTGAGAAACTCCCTCTCCTCGTCTACTTCCACGGCGGAGGATTCATCATCGAAACCGCTTTCTCACCGACTTACCACACTTTCCTCACAGCGGCTGTCTCTGCTTCCGACTGCGTAGCGGTGTCGGTGGATTACCGTCGTGCACCGGAGCATCCCATTCCGACCTCTTTCGATGACTCGTGGACATGTCTCAAATGGGTATTCACCCACATCGCCGGATCTGGCTCGGAGAGTTGGTTGAACAAACACGCCGACTTCAGCAAAGTGTTCCTCGCCGGAGACAGCGCGGGCGCCACCATCGCTCATCACATGGCGATGAGAGCTGCGAGAGAGAAACTCAGTCCCGAGTTAAGCGACACAGGAATCTCCGGGATCATCCTGGTTCATCCTTACTTCTGGTCGAAAACACCAGTCGACGACAAGGAGACGAAAGATGAAACGTTGAGGTCGAAGATCGAGGCGTTCTGGATGATGGCTACTCCAAACAACAAAGCCGGAGTCGATGATCCGTTGATCAACGTGGTTCAGTCAGAGTCGGTGGATATCTCCGGGTTGGGTTGCGGGAAAGTGTTGGTGATGGTGGCTGAGAAAGACGCGTTGGCGAGGCAAGGCTGGGGGTACGCGGCGAAGCTTGAGAAGAGTGGGTGGAAAGGGAAAGTGGAGTTGGTGGAGAGTGAAGGAGAAGACCATGTTTTTCATTTGATGAGACCTGATTGTGTGAAAGCTCTTGAGGCCATGAAGATATTCGCGGGCTTTCTTAAGGGAGAGATGCAGTAG